The following proteins come from a genomic window of Streptomyces sp. GS7:
- a CDS encoding cold-shock protein: MPTGKVKWFNSEKGFGFLSRDDGGDVFVHSSVLPDGVAALKPGQRVEFGVVAGQRGDQALSVTLLDPAPSVAAAQRRKPDELASIVQDLTTLLENVTQQLERGRYPDKAHGGKIAGMLRAVADQLDV, from the coding sequence GTGCCTACCGGCAAGGTCAAGTGGTTCAACAGTGAGAAGGGCTTCGGCTTTCTCTCCCGCGATGACGGCGGTGACGTCTTCGTACATTCGTCGGTGCTGCCCGACGGCGTGGCCGCACTCAAGCCCGGGCAACGTGTCGAATTCGGTGTCGTCGCAGGCCAGCGGGGCGACCAGGCGCTCAGCGTGACCCTCCTCGACCCCGCTCCCTCGGTCGCCGCGGCGCAGCGCCGCAAGCCCGACGAACTCGCCTCGATCGTCCAGGACCTCACCACTCTCCTGGAGAACGTCACCCAGCAGCTGGAGCGCGGGCGCTACCCCGACAAGGCGCACGGCGGCAAGATCGCCGGCATGCTGCGGGCGGTCGCCGACCAGCTCGACGTCTGA
- a CDS encoding futalosine hydrolase, with product MRVLVVTAVAAERDAVCGAGEAYGSRTLPGGYELRRAPGGSPAPDVLAAGVGPAAASAGTATALTAAALAGEPYGLVVSAGIGGGFAPAAPLGSVVVADAIVAADLGAETPDGFVPVTELGFGTVAHRPDPALVRAVAAAAGAAAGPVVTVSTVTGSAARAAELAARHPGVLAEAMEGFGVAEAAAAHGLPVLEIRTVSNAVGPRDRAAWRIGPALAALTGAFRTFPDALTAAAGPAPGTAPSPRRTP from the coding sequence ATGCGGGTGCTGGTCGTCACCGCGGTGGCCGCCGAACGCGACGCGGTGTGCGGCGCCGGGGAGGCGTACGGGTCCCGGACGCTGCCCGGCGGCTACGAGCTGCGCCGCGCGCCCGGCGGTTCGCCGGCCCCGGACGTGCTGGCCGCCGGCGTCGGCCCGGCCGCCGCGTCCGCCGGTACGGCCACCGCGCTGACCGCCGCCGCACTCGCCGGCGAGCCGTACGGGCTGGTGGTCTCGGCGGGCATCGGCGGCGGGTTCGCACCCGCCGCGCCGCTGGGCTCGGTGGTGGTCGCGGACGCGATCGTCGCCGCCGACCTGGGCGCCGAGACCCCCGACGGCTTCGTCCCGGTCACCGAACTCGGCTTCGGGACCGTGGCGCACCGGCCCGACCCGGCGCTGGTCCGGGCCGTCGCGGCGGCGGCCGGCGCAGCGGCCGGCCCCGTCGTCACGGTCTCCACGGTCACCGGCAGCGCCGCCCGCGCCGCCGAGCTGGCGGCCCGTCACCCGGGGGTGCTGGCCGAGGCGATGGAGGGGTTCGGCGTCGCCGAGGCCGCCGCCGCGCACGGCCTGCCCGTGCTGGAGATCCGTACGGTCTCCAACGCCGTCGGCCCCCGCGACCGCGCCGCCTGGCGGATCGGTCCCGCGCTCGCCGCGCTGACCGGCGCCTTCCGTACGTTCCCCGACGCCCTGACGGCCGCCGCCGGACCGGCGCCGGGGACGGCTCCGTCCCCGAGGAGGACCCCGTGA
- a CDS encoding MFS transporter yields MAAVRATRESRARRAGRSAGRALHRPFTGAARGLRRATHAHGAGESGLAKLIELHAVNSAGDMMITVALASTVFFSVPTHEARGRVALYLAVTLAPFALLAPVVGPLLDRVPHGRRAAMAGSMLARAVLAVMMSGAVAGGGLELYPAALGVLVSSKAYGVVRSAVVPRLLPPRISLVKANSRVTLSGLLATGAAAPIGAGLELIGPSWPLYGAFAVFVGGTFLSFSLPHKVDSGKGETRARLASRDAAAGPVRGPRPKPGLRTVGPSVLHGLQANAALRSLSGFLTFFLAFLLREHPLGGLDAAVSLGLVAVAAGTGNALGTALGAWLKARAPEAIVASMLGLALGAMVVAALFYAVLAIVVVTAAAATAGLCQALAKLSLDAMIQRDVPEAVRTSAFARSETVLQMSWVVGGAIGISLPLFGMLGMTVAAGLVGLGAALAVRGLLGAARRGGRAAPRVV; encoded by the coding sequence GTGGCTGCCGTCAGGGCGACGAGGGAGTCGAGGGCCCGCCGGGCGGGCCGGTCGGCCGGGCGTGCGCTGCATCGGCCGTTCACCGGCGCGGCCCGCGGGCTGCGCCGCGCCACCCACGCCCACGGCGCCGGCGAATCGGGGCTGGCCAAGCTGATCGAGCTGCACGCGGTGAACTCCGCGGGCGACATGATGATCACGGTCGCGCTGGCCTCGACGGTGTTCTTCTCGGTGCCGACCCATGAGGCGCGGGGCCGGGTGGCGCTCTACCTGGCGGTCACGCTGGCGCCGTTCGCGCTGCTCGCGCCGGTGGTCGGGCCGCTGCTGGACCGGGTGCCGCACGGCCGCCGGGCGGCGATGGCCGGCTCCATGCTGGCCCGGGCGGTGCTGGCCGTGATGATGTCCGGCGCGGTGGCCGGCGGCGGGCTGGAGCTGTATCCGGCGGCGCTGGGGGTGCTGGTGTCGTCGAAGGCGTACGGGGTGGTGCGCAGCGCCGTGGTGCCGCGGCTGCTGCCGCCGCGGATCTCCCTGGTGAAGGCCAATTCGCGGGTGACGCTGTCGGGGCTGCTGGCCACGGGAGCGGCGGCGCCGATCGGGGCCGGGCTGGAGCTGATCGGGCCGAGCTGGCCGCTGTACGGGGCGTTCGCGGTGTTCGTGGGCGGAACGTTCCTGTCGTTCTCGCTGCCGCACAAGGTCGATTCCGGGAAGGGCGAGACCCGGGCCCGGCTGGCCTCCCGGGACGCCGCGGCGGGCCCCGTGCGCGGCCCCCGGCCCAAGCCGGGTCTGCGGACGGTCGGCCCGTCGGTGCTGCACGGCCTCCAGGCCAACGCCGCGCTCCGTTCGCTCTCCGGTTTCCTGACCTTCTTCCTGGCCTTCCTGCTGCGCGAGCACCCGCTGGGCGGCCTCGACGCGGCGGTCTCGCTGGGGCTGGTCGCGGTGGCCGCCGGCACCGGCAACGCCCTGGGCACGGCGCTCGGCGCCTGGCTCAAGGCGCGTGCCCCGGAGGCGATCGTCGCGTCGATGCTGGGGCTGGCGCTGGGCGCCATGGTCGTCGCGGCGCTCTTCTACGCGGTGCTGGCGATCGTCGTGGTGACCGCGGCGGCGGCCACCGCGGGGCTGTGCCAGGCGCTGGCGAAGCTGTCGCTGGACGCGATGATCCAGCGCGATGTCCCGGAGGCGGTACGGACCTCCGCGTTCGCCCGGTCAGAGACCGTGCTCCAGATGTCCTGGGTGGTGGGCGGCGCGATCGGGATCTCGCTGCCGCTGTTCGGGATGCTGGGCATGACGGTGGCCGCGGGCCTGGTGGGGCTGGGTGCCGCACTGGCCGTACGGGGGCTGCTGGGCGCGGCCCGGCGGGGCGGCCGGGCGGCACCGCGGGTGGTGTGA
- a CDS encoding sacsin N-terminal ATP-binding-like domain-containing protein: protein MAGTPWVRGTEEGADPFGTARLRRGVLDAWAASPARFREDANAEEDLALGGYRDRLAVELAQNAADAAARAGVPGRLRLTLHAANGGAPAALVASNTGAPLDATGVESLSTLRASAKRESSVAAGAVGRFGVGFAAVLSVSDEPALVGRTGGVRWSLAEARGLTQQVAAHSPGLGGELRRRDGHVPLLRLPLPAEGGAPEGYDTAVVLPLRDGAAQDLAERLLAGIDAALLLTLPGLSEVVVETPEGVRVLTRRQEADRVLIEDSERGATRWRVASDGGPLDPALLADRPVEERLRPAWSVTWAVPVDDAGAPVRPGTAPVVHAPTPTDEPLGLPALLIASFPLEPTRRHVAPGPLADFLVGRAAAAYAALLRDWRPVSVGTLDLVPGPLGKGGLDGELRRQVLELLPRVRFLPSAGTPADGIPAEPAEAAEGPVDREWDAGDGGAERYVLRAVDAELVEGAGAATVAVLAELFPSLLPAGLERRPELRSLGVVRVPIGEMIDRLAGVERSPEWWWRLYDALAGTDPDRLSGLPVPLAGAAGQGPGGAVRTTIGPRQVLLPLPGGGPDGDGDAADRHRTLARLGLKVAHPDAVHPLLEKLGATPAAPRAVLTTPQVRAAVENSLDADEDAYDVFEDELGAGTGVPLGAEELAETVLGLVRDANLGPGDEPWLAALALPDEDGEPAPAGELVFPGSAFERVIREGELAAVDAELARRWGEQPLTAVGVLADFALVRATDVVLDPDELEPRDGDFAEPDDAGLLDAVDVWCEDILDALPETPVPPVVTELVAVRDLDLVDDDAWPQVLAMLSRPPLRDALTAPVRVLLPDGTTESVRPYTAWWLRGHPVLDGRRPAGLRSAGGDPLLAGLYESADAGEVDAQVLRALGVRTSVTALLDEPGGAAELLARLADPELAVGTSQLHALYGMLTDLDPDQVTLPDELRVVVDGALQVVDAADAVVADAPDLMPLAAGLPLLPVRPERAAELAELFQVRRLSEAIAAEVRSEGVRHDVPEAVRALLGPATPAGYVEHEELLVGDGPDGTAELDWRRTPDGTLHAATLEGVAAGLAWAAGQWPRRFEVAALLEEPDRGDELARARWFD, encoded by the coding sequence GTGGCTGGTACGCCTTGGGTGCGAGGCACGGAGGAAGGGGCCGACCCGTTCGGTACGGCCCGGCTGCGGCGCGGCGTGCTGGACGCCTGGGCCGCCTCGCCGGCCCGGTTCCGTGAGGACGCCAACGCGGAGGAGGACCTCGCGCTCGGCGGCTACCGCGACCGGCTCGCGGTGGAGCTGGCGCAGAACGCGGCGGACGCGGCGGCCCGCGCGGGCGTCCCCGGCAGGCTGCGGCTGACCCTGCACGCGGCCAACGGCGGTGCCCCCGCCGCCCTGGTCGCCTCCAACACCGGTGCCCCGCTGGACGCCACCGGCGTGGAGTCGCTGTCGACGCTGCGCGCCTCCGCGAAGCGGGAGAGCAGTGTGGCGGCCGGTGCGGTGGGCCGGTTCGGCGTCGGGTTCGCCGCGGTGCTGTCGGTCAGTGACGAACCGGCGCTGGTGGGGCGTACCGGCGGGGTCCGCTGGTCGCTCGCCGAGGCCCGCGGGCTGACCCAGCAGGTGGCCGCGCACAGCCCCGGCCTGGGCGGTGAGCTGCGCCGTCGCGACGGGCACGTACCGCTGCTGCGGTTGCCGCTGCCCGCGGAGGGCGGCGCGCCCGAGGGGTACGACACGGCGGTGGTGCTGCCGCTGCGCGACGGTGCCGCGCAGGACCTCGCCGAGCGGCTGCTGGCCGGGATCGACGCGGCGCTGCTGCTGACGCTGCCGGGGCTGTCCGAGGTCGTCGTCGAGACGCCGGAGGGCGTACGAGTTCTGACGAGGCGTCAGGAAGCTGACCGCGTCCTGATCGAGGACAGTGAGCGCGGTGCGACCCGGTGGCGGGTGGCGAGCGACGGCGGGCCGCTGGACCCGGCGCTGCTGGCGGACCGCCCGGTCGAGGAGCGGCTGCGGCCGGCCTGGTCGGTGACCTGGGCGGTGCCGGTGGACGACGCGGGCGCGCCGGTGCGGCCGGGGACGGCGCCGGTGGTGCACGCACCGACGCCCACGGACGAGCCCCTGGGGCTTCCGGCGCTGCTGATCGCCTCGTTCCCGCTGGAGCCGACCCGGCGCCATGTCGCGCCGGGCCCGCTGGCGGACTTCCTGGTGGGCCGGGCGGCGGCCGCGTACGCGGCGCTGCTCCGCGACTGGCGGCCGGTGTCGGTCGGCACGCTCGACCTGGTGCCGGGGCCGCTGGGCAAGGGCGGCCTGGACGGCGAACTGCGGCGGCAGGTACTGGAGTTGCTGCCCCGGGTGCGCTTCCTGCCGAGCGCCGGAACGCCGGCGGACGGGATTCCGGCAGAGCCCGCGGAGGCTGCCGAGGGGCCCGTGGACCGCGAGTGGGACGCGGGCGACGGCGGCGCGGAGCGGTACGTACTGCGGGCGGTGGACGCCGAGTTGGTCGAGGGGGCGGGCGCCGCGACGGTCGCGGTGCTGGCCGAACTCTTCCCGAGCCTGCTGCCGGCCGGGCTCGAACGACGCCCTGAGCTGCGGTCGTTGGGCGTCGTGCGGGTGCCGATTGGCGAGATGATCGACCGGCTCGCCGGCGTCGAGCGGTCGCCCGAGTGGTGGTGGCGGCTCTACGACGCGCTGGCCGGCACCGACCCGGACCGGCTCAGCGGCCTGCCGGTGCCGCTGGCGGGCGCCGCGGGCCAGGGCCCCGGCGGCGCCGTGCGCACCACCATCGGCCCCCGCCAGGTGCTGCTTCCGCTGCCCGGCGGCGGCCCGGACGGCGACGGGGACGCCGCGGACCGGCACCGTACGCTGGCCCGCCTCGGGCTCAAGGTCGCGCACCCGGACGCCGTGCACCCCCTCCTGGAGAAGCTGGGCGCCACCCCCGCGGCGCCGCGCGCTGTGCTGACGACGCCTCAGGTTCGCGCGGCGGTGGAGAACTCGCTCGACGCCGACGAGGACGCCTACGACGTCTTCGAGGACGAGCTGGGCGCGGGCACCGGTGTGCCCCTGGGTGCCGAGGAACTCGCCGAAACAGTGCTGGGGTTGGTCCGGGACGCCAATCTCGGGCCCGGCGACGAGCCCTGGCTGGCCGCGCTGGCGCTGCCCGACGAGGACGGCGAGCCGGCACCCGCGGGCGAACTGGTCTTCCCGGGCAGCGCATTTGAGCGCGTCATCCGTGAGGGTGAACTTGCCGCCGTCGACGCGGAGTTGGCGCGACGCTGGGGCGAGCAGCCGCTGACCGCGGTCGGCGTGCTGGCCGATTTCGCACTGGTCCGCGCCACCGACGTCGTCCTGGACCCGGACGAGCTGGAGCCGCGCGACGGCGACTTCGCCGAGCCCGACGACGCCGGGCTGCTGGACGCGGTCGACGTCTGGTGCGAGGACATCCTCGACGCCCTGCCGGAAACCCCGGTGCCGCCGGTCGTCACCGAACTGGTCGCGGTACGCGACCTGGACCTGGTCGACGACGACGCCTGGCCGCAGGTCCTCGCCATGCTCTCCCGGCCGCCGCTGCGGGACGCCCTCACCGCTCCCGTGCGGGTCCTGCTCCCCGACGGCACCACGGAGTCCGTGCGCCCGTACACCGCCTGGTGGCTGCGCGGCCACCCGGTCCTGGACGGGCGCCGCCCCGCCGGTCTGCGCTCGGCGGGCGGGGACCCGCTGCTGGCCGGGCTGTACGAGTCCGCGGACGCCGGCGAGGTCGACGCCCAGGTGCTGCGCGCCCTCGGCGTGCGCACCTCGGTCACCGCCCTGCTCGACGAGCCCGGCGGCGCCGCCGAGCTCCTGGCCCGCCTCGCCGACCCGGAACTGGCCGTCGGCACGTCCCAACTCCACGCGCTCTACGGCATGCTGACCGACCTCGACCCCGATCAGGTGACCCTCCCCGACGAGCTGCGGGTGGTCGTCGACGGTGCGCTCCAGGTGGTCGACGCGGCCGACGCGGTGGTCGCCGACGCCCCGGACCTGATGCCGCTCGCGGCCGGCCTGCCACTGCTCCCTGTCCGCCCGGAGCGGGCCGCCGAACTGGCCGAGCTGTTCCAGGTGCGCCGGCTGAGCGAGGCGATCGCCGCCGAGGTCCGCTCGGAGGGCGTCCGGCACGACGTCCCGGAGGCGGTCCGCGCCCTCCTCGGCCCGGCCACCCCCGCCGGCTACGTCGAGCACGAGGAACTGCTGGTCGGCGACGGGCCGGACGGCACCGCCGAGCTGGACTGGCGCCGGACCCCGGACGGCACCCTGCATGCCGCGACGCTGGAGGGCGTCGCCGCGGGCCTGGCCTGGGCCGCCGGCCAGTGGCCGCGCCGCTTCGAGGTCGCGGCCCTCCTGGAGGAACCGGACCGGGGCGACGAACTGGCGCGGGCGCGCTGGTTCGACTGA
- a CDS encoding HAD family hydrolase has translation MAAHPLTVGFDLDMTLIDSRPGIKAAYQALSARTGTYVDADAAVTRLGPPLEEEIRRWFPEERVAEISGIYRELYPEHAITGTLAMPGAREAVDAVHAAGGRAVVVTAKYEPNAKLHLAHLGIAADAVIGSLWAEAKAEALREHGARVYVGDHTGDVRGARTAGALSVAVATGPCGIDELRAAGAEVLLADLTDFPSWLDRYVAGGAAGADGAAASA, from the coding sequence ATGGCTGCGCACCCCCTCACGGTCGGCTTCGACCTCGACATGACGCTGATCGACTCCCGGCCCGGCATCAAGGCCGCCTACCAGGCGCTGTCCGCCCGGACCGGCACCTACGTCGACGCCGACGCCGCGGTGACCCGGCTCGGGCCGCCCCTGGAGGAGGAGATCCGCCGGTGGTTCCCCGAGGAGCGGGTGGCGGAGATCAGCGGGATCTACCGGGAGCTGTACCCGGAGCACGCCATCACGGGGACGCTCGCGATGCCCGGCGCCCGGGAGGCGGTCGACGCGGTGCACGCGGCCGGCGGCCGGGCCGTCGTCGTCACCGCCAAGTACGAGCCGAACGCCAAGCTGCATCTCGCCCACCTGGGTATCGCCGCGGACGCGGTGATCGGCTCGCTGTGGGCGGAGGCCAAGGCCGAGGCGCTGCGCGAGCACGGTGCGCGGGTGTACGTCGGCGACCACACCGGGGACGTGCGCGGGGCGCGCACCGCGGGCGCGCTGTCCGTCGCGGTCGCCACCGGGCCGTGCGGCATCGACGAGTTGCGGGCGGCCGGCGCCGAGGTGCTGCTCGCCGACCTGACGGACTTCCCGTCGTGGCTGGATCGTTACGTGGCGGGTGGCGCGGCGGGCGCGGACGGGGCCGCCGCCTCCGCCTGA
- a CDS encoding 1,4-dihydroxy-6-naphthoate synthase, translating into MTRPLNIAYSPCPNDTFVFDALAHGRVPDAPELAVTFADIDLTNGMAERGEFDVLKVSYAVLPWVLDDYALLPCGGALGRGCGPLVLTREPGTAADLAGKTVAVPSERSTAYLLFRLWVAAEVPGGVGEVVVLPFHEIMPAVRDGRVDAGLVIHEARFTYQDYGLSCLADMGEHWEHTTGLPIPLGAIIAKRSLGEPALRRLAAAIRSSVLMAWDDPEASRPYVLEHAQEMDPKVTDQHIGLYVNEFTADLGEDGYAAVRGLLTRAAAEGLVPPLGRDALNFV; encoded by the coding sequence GTGACCCGGCCGCTGAACATCGCCTACTCGCCGTGCCCGAACGACACCTTCGTGTTCGACGCCCTGGCGCACGGCCGGGTCCCGGACGCGCCGGAGCTGGCGGTCACCTTCGCCGACATCGACCTCACCAACGGCATGGCCGAGCGCGGTGAGTTCGACGTGCTGAAGGTGTCGTACGCGGTGCTGCCGTGGGTGCTCGACGACTATGCGCTGCTGCCCTGCGGTGGGGCGCTGGGGCGCGGCTGCGGCCCCCTGGTGCTGACCCGCGAGCCGGGGACGGCGGCGGATCTGGCGGGCAAGACGGTGGCGGTGCCCAGCGAGCGGTCGACGGCGTATCTGCTGTTCCGGCTGTGGGTCGCCGCCGAGGTGCCGGGCGGGGTCGGCGAGGTCGTGGTGCTGCCGTTCCACGAGATCATGCCGGCCGTCCGGGACGGCAGGGTCGACGCCGGACTGGTCATCCACGAAGCCCGGTTCACGTACCAGGACTACGGGCTGAGCTGCCTCGCCGACATGGGCGAGCACTGGGAGCACACCACCGGTCTGCCGATCCCGCTCGGCGCGATCATCGCCAAGCGCTCGCTGGGCGAGCCGGCGCTGCGCAGGCTGGCGGCGGCGATCCGCTCGTCCGTCCTGATGGCCTGGGACGACCCGGAAGCCTCCCGTCCCTACGTGCTGGAGCACGCCCAGGAGATGGACCCGAAGGTCACCGACCAGCACATCGGGCTGTACGTCAACGAATTCACCGCCGACCTCGGCGAGGACGGCTATGCCGCGGTGCGCGGGCTGCTCACCCGCGCCGCGGCCGAGGGGCTGGTGCCGCCCCTCGGCCGCGATGCGCTGAACTTCGTGTGA
- a CDS encoding FecCD family ABC transporter permease produces MPVKPKPRMRSRRLVLTALAVLALLLAVLFSLAVGSRAFAPSEVVAALFHGGGGDAVQVVRFLRLPRTLIGLMVGAALALAGTVMQGLTRNPIADPGILGISQGASAAVVAAIAFAGVHTLTGYVWFAFAGAGIASVVVYGIATRGRGGATPVKLALSGAAINALLVSVSMAILTTKAAALDEFRFWQVGSLTGRDAAVAAQIWPFLLVGAVLVLSVARGLDALALGEDVARGLGQNVATVRIVGGLGATVLTGAGVAAAGPIAFVGLAVPHLARAVVGGDHRWMLPMAALLGPVIVLVADTVGRIVFPPSEVPAGVMTALIGVPFLVTLVRRRAVAA; encoded by the coding sequence ATGCCGGTGAAGCCGAAGCCCCGGATGCGGAGCCGACGGCTGGTCCTGACCGCGCTGGCGGTGCTGGCGCTGCTGCTGGCGGTGCTCTTCTCGCTGGCGGTCGGCAGCCGCGCGTTCGCGCCGTCCGAGGTCGTCGCGGCGCTGTTCCACGGCGGCGGCGGCGATGCCGTGCAGGTCGTGCGGTTCCTGCGGCTGCCGCGCACCCTGATCGGCCTGATGGTCGGCGCCGCGCTCGCCCTGGCCGGCACGGTGATGCAGGGCCTGACCCGCAACCCGATCGCCGACCCCGGCATCCTGGGCATCAGCCAGGGCGCCTCGGCCGCGGTGGTGGCCGCCATCGCCTTCGCCGGGGTGCACACCCTGACCGGCTACGTCTGGTTCGCGTTCGCCGGCGCGGGCATCGCCTCCGTCGTCGTCTACGGCATCGCCACCCGCGGCCGCGGCGGCGCCACCCCGGTCAAGCTCGCCCTCTCCGGTGCCGCGATCAACGCGCTGCTGGTGTCGGTGTCGATGGCGATCCTCACCACCAAGGCCGCGGCGCTCGACGAGTTCCGGTTCTGGCAGGTCGGTTCGCTCACCGGGCGGGACGCCGCGGTGGCCGCGCAGATCTGGCCGTTCCTGCTGGTCGGCGCGGTGCTGGTGCTGTCCGTGGCACGCGGTCTGGACGCGCTGGCGCTCGGCGAGGACGTTGCCCGGGGGCTGGGCCAGAACGTCGCGACCGTACGGATCGTGGGCGGGCTCGGCGCGACGGTGCTGACCGGCGCGGGGGTCGCGGCGGCCGGCCCGATCGCCTTCGTCGGCCTCGCCGTACCGCATCTCGCCCGCGCGGTCGTGGGCGGCGACCACCGCTGGATGCTCCCGATGGCGGCGCTGCTCGGGCCGGTCATCGTGCTGGTCGCGGACACCGTCGGGCGGATCGTCTTCCCGCCGTCGGAGGTCCCGGCGGGTGTGATGACCGCGCTGATCGGGGTGCCGTTCCTGGTCACCCTCGTACGGCGCAGGGCGGTGGCGGCATGA
- a CDS encoding FecCD family ABC transporter permease: MTAPAATTPPPTSAVRPAGHVVVRAGRASFLVHRRAALVAGGLAVLLGAVCVAYLCVGESFVAPSEVLKVLLGERSSHDLVVGTLRLPRMAVGLLAGAAFGVAGALIQTVARNPLASPDIIGVTQGAGALTVGSMTFGITTYSVLPYLSVAGGVLAAVLVYVFAWRGGLHATRFVLIGIGFAVALRSVTQLFLTKGDYLVAQQAQVWMTGSLNGRGWPEAAPLGWALLALLPAVLWAARAQRTVSLDDDTATALGIRLGRTRLGLVAVGVVLASMATGAAGPVDFVALLAPQIARRLTRTAQIPLLCSALLGSVIVVMGDLLARKLLAPTELPVGVLTAAVGAPYLIWLIVRGHRVRGRAAGGRA; this comes from the coding sequence ATGACGGCCCCGGCAGCCACCACGCCCCCGCCGACGTCCGCGGTCCGCCCCGCCGGCCACGTCGTGGTCCGGGCCGGCCGCGCCTCCTTCCTGGTGCACCGCCGCGCGGCCCTGGTGGCCGGTGGGCTGGCCGTGCTCCTGGGGGCGGTCTGCGTCGCCTACCTCTGCGTCGGCGAGAGCTTCGTCGCCCCCTCCGAGGTGCTCAAGGTCCTGCTGGGCGAGCGCTCCTCCCACGACCTGGTCGTCGGCACGCTGCGGCTGCCGCGGATGGCCGTCGGCCTGCTCGCCGGGGCGGCGTTCGGCGTGGCCGGCGCGCTGATCCAGACCGTGGCCCGCAATCCACTCGCCAGCCCGGACATCATCGGCGTCACCCAGGGCGCCGGCGCGCTGACGGTCGGCTCGATGACCTTCGGCATCACCACGTACTCCGTGCTGCCGTACCTGTCCGTGGCGGGCGGCGTGCTGGCGGCCGTCCTGGTCTACGTCTTCGCCTGGCGGGGCGGACTGCACGCCACCCGCTTCGTCCTCATCGGCATCGGCTTCGCGGTCGCGCTCCGCTCGGTCACCCAGCTCTTCCTCACCAAGGGCGACTACCTGGTGGCACAGCAGGCCCAGGTGTGGATGACCGGCTCGCTGAACGGGCGCGGCTGGCCGGAGGCGGCGCCCCTGGGGTGGGCGCTGCTGGCCCTGCTGCCGGCGGTCCTGTGGGCGGCGCGCGCCCAGCGGACCGTCTCCCTGGACGACGACACCGCGACCGCGCTGGGCATCCGGCTGGGCCGCACCCGGCTCGGGCTGGTCGCGGTCGGCGTGGTCCTGGCGTCGATGGCGACGGGCGCGGCGGGCCCGGTCGACTTCGTGGCGCTGCTGGCGCCGCAGATCGCCCGCCGGCTGACAAGGACCGCGCAGATCCCGCTGCTCTGCTCGGCGCTGCTGGGCTCCGTCATCGTCGTAATGGGCGATCTGCTCGCCCGCAAGCTGCTCGCGCCGACCGAACTCCCGGTGGGTGTGCTGACCGCCGCCGTCGGCGCCCCGTATCTGATCTGGCTGATCGTCAGGGGCCATCGGGTCCGTGGCCGTGCCGCAGGAGGAAGAGCGTGA
- a CDS encoding DUF3027 domain-containing protein: MRSRTPDRLCAEAVDLARAAAEEVAMPGMVGEHIDAVADGDRVVTHLFACEEPSYRGWRWAVTVARASRAKIVTLDESVLLPGPDALQAPEWVPWSERLRPGDMGPGDLLPTEAEDLRLEAGYSGEDQPAPNSAVAEGMAAEIADTEEADVLPGSPAAQPVPARGSIAAVAEELGMARARVLSRYGLHAAADRWEEAYGPKTPMAQAAPATCMTCGFLTPLAGSLRQAFGVCANEFAPADGRVVSLSYGCGAHSEAAVMPKPPKPAEPVLDETVVEPIALRPEPDGGSVEDTGPAEELGHS; encoded by the coding sequence ATGCGAAGCCGTACCCCTGACCGCCTGTGCGCCGAGGCGGTCGACCTCGCCCGTGCGGCGGCCGAGGAGGTCGCGATGCCCGGCATGGTCGGCGAGCACATCGACGCCGTCGCCGACGGAGATCGCGTCGTCACCCACCTCTTCGCCTGCGAGGAGCCGTCATACCGCGGCTGGCGCTGGGCCGTCACCGTCGCCCGCGCCTCCCGCGCCAAGATCGTCACCCTGGACGAGTCGGTCCTGCTGCCCGGCCCCGACGCGCTGCAGGCCCCGGAGTGGGTGCCCTGGAGCGAGCGGCTGCGCCCCGGCGACATGGGCCCCGGCGACCTGCTGCCCACGGAGGCCGAGGACCTGCGGCTGGAGGCGGGCTACAGCGGCGAGGACCAGCCGGCGCCGAACTCCGCGGTCGCCGAGGGCATGGCCGCCGAGATCGCCGACACCGAAGAGGCGGACGTCCTCCCCGGCTCGCCGGCGGCCCAGCCCGTCCCCGCGCGCGGCAGCATCGCCGCGGTCGCCGAGGAGCTGGGCATGGCCCGCGCCCGGGTTCTGTCCCGCTACGGCCTGCACGCCGCCGCGGACCGCTGGGAAGAGGCGTACGGCCCCAAGACCCCGATGGCCCAAGCGGCCCCCGCCACGTGCATGACCTGCGGCTTCCTCACGCCGCTCGCCGGCTCCCTGCGGCAGGCGTTCGGCGTCTGCGCCAACGAGTTCGCCCCCGCCGACGGCCGGGTCGTCTCCCTCTCGTACGGCTGCGGGGCGCACTCCGAGGCCGCCGTGATGCCGAAGCCGCCGAAGCCGGCGGAGCCGGTGCTCGACGAGACGGTCGTCGAGCCGATCGCCCTCCGGCCCGAGCCGGACGGCGGATCCGTGGAGGACACGGGGCCGGCGGAGGAGCTTGGCCACAGCTAG